The Mangrovibacillus cuniculi sequence AATTGATGAAATATTAGATCCGCGAGGAATGACTGGTAAAAGATTAGAAGTAGAAGGCTTCCTTACATTAACATCTAAAACGATGTTACATAACATGCTTCGTGCAGTTGAGAAAGCAGGTTTAAATACGCTAGATATCGTCCTTCAACCATTAGGTGCCGGAATGATGGCACTGTCAGATGACGAGAGGGAACATGGCGTAGCTTTAGTGGATATCGGTGGAGGTTCTACAACCGTCTCCCTATTCTATCGTGGGCATTTACAACATACCTTCTCCATTCCAATTGGAGGAGAGAGAATTACTAGTGACCTAGCTATAGGATTATCTACATCTCAAGATGAAGCAGAGTTAATAAAACGAAAATACGGTCATGCCTTTGTTGATGATGCTTCTGACGAAGTATATTTTAGTGTACCTAAAGTCGGAAGTGATCAACATCAACAATTCAATCAAGTCGAAGTGGCTGATATGATTGAAGCTAGATTAGAAGAGTTGTTTTATTTTATTCAAGACGAACTTGCTAGGTTAAATGTAAGAGACTTACCTGGAGGGTTTGTTTTAACAGGTGGGGTAGTAAACTTACCCGGTGTATTGGACTTAGCTCAAGAAGTATTAAAAAACCGAACCAGAGCTGCAGTTCCAGATTATCTTGGAGTGCGTGAACCAGAATACACAACTAGTATAGGAACGATCTTGTTTGCTCACCAAATGGCCAAGCTTCAAGGTATTTCCTTAACAGTTAATACTTCTCCAAACTCTGAAAGTGGGGAAGTCAAATCAAATAAAAATACGAAACCAGTAAAACAAAAGAACACAATGCAAGATGAAGAAAAAGACGATAAACCTTCAGCAATGAAGAGATTGTTAGGATACTTTTTTGATTAATTAGTAAAGAAGATTTGTTCGTGTAATGATCACGAAATAGGAGGATCAGTCATGTTGGAGTTTGATACGAATCTAGATCAATTAGCTACAATTAAAGTTATTGGTGTCGGCGGTGGCGGTAACAACGCTGTAAACCGAATGATTGAACATGGAGTTCAAGGTGTAGAATTTATTGCTGTAAATACAGATGCACAAGCGTTAAACCTATCAAAAGCAGAAGTGAAAATGCAGATTGGTGCAAAATT is a genomic window containing:
- the ftsA gene encoding cell division protein FtsA; the protein is MNNQEYYISLDIGTSSVKVILCEMVQDSLTIIGVGNVRSQGIKKGLIVDMEATVQSIRKAVEKAERVVGATIRDVIVTIPATQATIQPSDSLLLLPEQNHEITSEDIGKVIEGAQIISIPPEKEIINFVPEQFLVDEIDEILDPRGMTGKRLEVEGFLTLTSKTMLHNMLRAVEKAGLNTLDIVLQPLGAGMMALSDDEREHGVALVDIGGGSTTVSLFYRGHLQHTFSIPIGGERITSDLAIGLSTSQDEAELIKRKYGHAFVDDASDEVYFSVPKVGSDQHQQFNQVEVADMIEARLEELFYFIQDELARLNVRDLPGGFVLTGGVVNLPGVLDLAQEVLKNRTRAAVPDYLGVREPEYTTSIGTILFAHQMAKLQGISLTVNTSPNSESGEVKSNKNTKPVKQKNTMQDEEKDDKPSAMKRLLGYFFD